The genomic interval GATCTTGTTCTGCGGTTTTAATCTCCAGATGAAGCcgtcagtgttgctgctgctggtctTGCTGGCTCTGTCCTCAGCTGGTCCTCTGGACATCAGGGAcgacacagagcagagaaatgGTAAACACAAACTGGcttatcaataaataaatagttaaaaaacatttagggATATTTTGGTGGCTCATagagcaacaaataaaatgtttaaaaaagtagagTTTGTTAGTTTTGCGGTTCATCCCTTTGGGTTTTTAAAGGATCGTTTATTTATTGTTGGATATTTTACTGATAAAAATATCAGTTGGTTGATTTCTGGAGAtttcacaaaaaagtaatttgatcTGAGACAAACAGTCAGACGCTCTCTGGCACTGATGAGGTCTCTGAAAGCTGATTTTGTCTTTACTGATGTCCTCTTTTACCATCGCCAGAGTGTCTGCAAACTCATGTTGTCTCAAACCAAAATCACATAATAGAGGTTCGATTTTCCCAATTCCTTTcatcttttaatgattttttaaaccCATATCCTTctagttttcagtttgtttcttCTCAATGATATAATGCAACCGATGCAGtgtttcagtcatgtttttagccacaagttttcttttagttcccaaaaGTTAGGGTATTCTTTCTATATacatcaaaaaatgtctttattgttAATCTGTCACATTGCATtagattttcattaaaatggtCAGTGATCTCAGTCCTCAACAATTTATGTTCTGAAcgttgctttaaaaaaacgttctttttttgttctcatgtaacattgtgggaacgtcttataaaaagaacattatatgatctgtcacctctcgaaatcatcaaaacactctccgaatgttgcagttataactttGACCTTACAcagacattatttgaaatgataaacatcctgaaaacgTTCTTTGATCAttggattaaaatgttttctttcaaacattatTGTAACTTGTAGGTGACAtttgccagtgttgtgggaacgttccctgctagctgggttaccccagaggacaaaatgcacttcacaaaatgcaaatacttgagctttgttttctctggtcttttcccttttctttatcCAGCCTCCTTCGAGAGCAGCAGATCTAAAATTACCACCAACAGATCGAAGCGAGCAGATCAACCTCATCTGACCGCTGCCAAGTTAAGGCAGAAGAGGCAGGATCAGACATCTTCCATCGCATCGGACAATGGCTCAAACGAATATGACAGTGCCTCAAACCTGGAGTGGGTGACCTGGAACAACTTTCTCCCAAACAATTCGGTTTCAATTTACAATGATTACACTGATCGCATTGATTATGTCTGTAAATACAAGTGTGAGGCTGGCTTTTACACCCCCAGCAAGGGTCCGTACTGCCACTATCCCAGcgcaaaaaaagcacatgctggtTTTCCGTTTGAGATCCTGGTGAACAAAAACAACGCTGAGATCCTGGAGTGGAAGGACGATTCGGACGGTTCAGTGCCCCGGAGTGCAGTCAGAACCTGCACCGAGACGGCCATATTTGTAgggaaaaacaaatatggacTTGGAAAGGTTTCTATTGCAGAAAAGGCCTTCTGTTTGCCGTGGAAGAAAGATGAATATCAGTACTACGACTACCAGGTTCTGACCATCAATGAGGATATAATCAGCCAGCAGGTTTACAAAGTCAAGTACATCACTGATGAGTCTGAAATCATCCACTATCCCCCCGAAATCGTTCAAAAAACAGCCATCGCCAACTACGAATGCCACTCTGTTGTCAAAACAGATACCCTCTCAAAGACGTATGAGACAGAGCACAGGTGGGACTTCAGCTTTGCTATCAAACTTGGTTTCACATTAACCTTCAAAGCCAGCATCCCCTTCATCGCCTCTGAAGGTATTCAGTACAGCACCGATGTGACGTTCCAGTACTCTGTGGGAAAAACGGTGATAGAGTCCCTCACTAATGCTGTTTCAGTGCAGATCACAGCCCCGGCAAACCATTCCTGCGTGGTTTCAATGGTGCAGTATAAGTACAAAGTGCACATCCCGTTCACAGCGCTCATCAGACGCACATACGCTAACGAGGAGATCCGCATTATATCCGTCACGGGCACGTACAACGCTGTTCAGGTTGGTGAAATCCGTGCCATGGCGGACCGATGTGAACCTCTGGAAAACTCCAAGCCTTGTCCATGAGACACATAAAGCctataaactgtaaataaagatggactaCATGACAGTTCTCTTAAAGTTTAGCGTTtaaatctggatcgccccctggtgtctggctgcagtataggtcatagaGTCCGCCCTttcatgttagtgaatggacataggacaaacttaaaactcaaagtacacgtcAAAAAACGTttttccaaagatggtttctgtcactgaaggtagttctcatcacacTGATATTTGTTCgagtgatcatttttatgataagtacggctttaattaattattaaattattcaaaatggggattttctgccatgattgacagctacgACAGCCAATTTCAATGGAGCTGACGGGTGTTACCTCCCACTTCTTATGACAGCTCTTATTGCTGTTAATTCACGTGTACTCTCTACTTTACTCTTACTCTTTCTCTTTACTCTGTAAACCACTTTGGACAATGTCAGACAATTTTTAGACCATGAAATGCTTTGTAAAATATTTGCACCTACATAGTTTTGTAAAGCATTACCACgacaaataaagtgttttatgtcttcaaatcatttcataaaaaataaaatcacatggAATTTTAAAGTCGCCCTCCTCTCCAACGTGTTTTTATTGTCGTGACTTCACCCAAATGTTTGAGCGTCACTGTGCAGAGTTGAAGAGGGAGCTCATCTTAAATCTAAGTTtaactttggtttgttttatcgTAGTCTTGCGTCATCTCGACTGCTGAAAGTTACATTTATTCACTTTATGCCATTTCATGAGATAGCTGCAAATGATGCTCACACTTCaactttcaaaatattattttactttaaagacaaatgagatataaatagataaaaagtaaacataaattaggacttcttatatttacttacattttttcgGACAATTGCTTTCTTTTTAGGTAAAATCagcagattttacagtgcagcacCAACACACACGAATACGATTGGGTTCCAGTTTTCCAGTTATTCCCAATTTATGCAATTCCAGGACTTTTTGTAGAccccagtttgcagaaatgttcaaataaactgtttttaaaaaatggcaacggtacattttttctgccaaaatttTGCCAAACTTTGGAGCACTGTTTAGTCCTTTTTTGTGcaccactgacaaaaaatatgaatcaaatTTAACTACAAGTGAAACCTATGACTTTTCTCTTTGTATGGTAAAATATACTTGAAAAACTGGTACAAACGCGCACTTCTGTCAGCAGGACCACAAGGAATTTTAAAGTTAGACTTTTGCTTAACACCAGATCAAATCATGTTTGGGGATGGTTAACCGATTAGAGACGAAGAGACACAATGTCCCAGATGCCACCAAATTAATAAGCTACCAGAGTGTCTCATGCTTGCCTGTTTGCACcttccagtaaaaacacagcaaacgcAATTAATGCATGCTGTGATAACCTTTAAGCCACCACATGATCGCAAAGTCAGACAGTCACATTTAAGATACGTTAGGTCTAATTAGTTCattcccaaaaacacacaaaactttaCCGTTTTACTGTTGAACACGACAACTTCTTTATTATATTACAGCTTAATTTATCCTTATTTCATGTACTTTAATACTGCTTGTGATGCAACATTATCTCAAAAACATTCTTctaatgcagatgtttttttttttttttaagagtgatTAACTAAAGATGCAACTTATCTGCTCCACAAAATATTACTCAGTGTTTAATGTGAACATAAACCAGACTAGTGTATTCATGTGTAAATATGTACACATAAATCATCACTTAAGTATTTTCCAGaactttttaaagtgtttatcAGACATTCACTCATATCCCACAAGCCACCCTACGAACTTTTAATCTTCTGTATTTTCAGACTAAAATCAATATTCACTGAAATACAGAGGACCATCTCTTTGGAACAATCTATCACTACAATCAATATCTACATtatcttcattttaaaaagtcctcTGAAAAGGACACTAATTTGCAAAGACTCACCACACTTCATTGATTTGTTGGTAATGTATTTCTCTTTGTAAATAtaaactttttgtcatttttctttggtATTACTGCTTAGCCTTAGAAATTTAATCAATTTTGCAATCTTGTATGAGTGATTATAGTTATTTTATAGGGGATGTATCCTCATAAGTCATTTCTGGCTCatgcacagtgtttttttctgtcttttccgTACATATGTATGTGCAAATGAAACCAAATTGAAATAAACTTGGTTTAGAAATgctattaatgtttttaagtccaaaatctgacaaatatttttaaaatcacacacacacacaaaacttccAGCATATTGCATATAAGTAATGAGCTGATTTCCTTAGGAATGCATGTTAAGGGAAACACAAAAGTATCCTCCAAAGTCTTTTAACATATTATCTGTCACTGCTAAACTATTATTTGTTAAAGCTTAATCCACACCAATGAGCAACACCTGGCAAGTTATTTGAAATCCAGTGATCCAACACTAATTAACTAACTAGTACTAAGTACAGCGATCGTTCAGTGACGCAGCCATGAAGCAGCGAGTACATAAACCTGGAGGGAAATGAAGGGGGTTGACGGAGCATTTGGTGAAGGCCAGtactttttgttgtgtttttgccctAAATTTAGTGTTACAGTTGTCAAATTGTAAAGATTGTggccaaatttattttaaaataaggttCAATAGATCAAACATAAGAGAGGTGACATGCAAAATGCTTGTTCCAAATTTAGGGTTTGCATACATTATATGTGCGTTAGGTTTATTAATGAGGGCCACTGATGGCTTAATGCTGAGATACTGAATTCTTCACCAAGCTTGTGTTGGTTTAATGCTGGTTTATAAACTAACAGTGAACTTGTTCTGCGGTTTTAATCTCCAGATGAAGccatcagtgttgctgctgctggtctTGCCGGCTCTGTCCTCAGCTGGTCCTCTGGACATCAGGAGcaacacagagcagagaaatgGTAAACACAAACTGGCTGACTCACTAACATCAAGTTATGAAATCTGCAGCAAATGTGATTAGCTAGATTTAGAGGGAAAATATGAATGTTTATGGGTCAGAGTTGCATAGAAGAGAGTATGTATGAACATCACAGACAGGGAGACAATGGTAGGTGATGTATGATGTAATgaattttatgcaaaaaaaaaaaagataaataaagatttaaaaaaaaaaatagaaaactcaAATTAACAATGGTTCCAGAGTTCAATGACCTTCCTTCAGCTCAGGCCCAGTTACTTCAAAGTTCATTTCATTCAGTTTATCCAAAAGGAAAATATGGGCATGAAATGGCTCATAGAgtgttaaagacatttttacattaacattattattgcaACTGCTTGCTTAATCTATGTAGAATTTTCCTTTGAACCACTAAGTAACGCCTAATCAATGTGATCAACCACATGTTGATCAGCCGTGATAGAGAGGGCTGGATTGAGTCTTTTATATCTTCTGCAACCAACTATGTAGAACACGGAGTCGGTACTGCCTCACGTTAGACATAGgaagtttttgtttgtcataAGTGACAATAAATCAGCCAAATTAGGGCAATTGAATCAGCGACTGCAGTTTTGTAATGAGAAGCGGAGCCCTGTTAGCATGGAACAGTTTAAGAGACTCAAAGAATGAGCGAAAAAGTAGAGCAACAAAGAATATGGAGACAAAATGTTGGTGTTGCAGTTCTGCCTAAATCCACATGACAAActaccacaaacaaaaaaaagaaaaagaacaggtTATAGGGGTTTCCATTGTGTACATTTTAATACTAGAGGACAACTGACCCTTCCATATAAATGTTGCTGATGACCTTTTTAGTTTGCTGTTTGAGTACATAGTGTTTTTCTcttggtatgtttttttttagttgatgtCAGCATGCTGCACAGACCACGCCTGAGCTTTGCTAATAATTTCCACCTGAGGAACGAACTGTCTAAATGTCTGAATGACACCGACTACGAGGAGCTCATGCACACCATTCAGAACGGCCTCCTGCGAacgaaaacacctcaaaatgttgttgttgtcggaGCTGGAATGGCTGGACTGACAGCGGCCATGCTGCTGCAAGACGCAGGACACAAGGTACATGCAGCAAACTCACATTACATGTGTTATTATAAAAACCTAAGCAcaagaaagaacattttctgcGCTGTTGAAGAATTTTTGTTGCTACAGACAGCCAGATAAACAGTTAGGAAGCCCCAAGGAAAGAAATTAGCGGTACGAAGTGACAAGTAGGTTTAATGGGGTATATCTCTTTTTCTGGCTGTTGACAGTATAACCACATATTagcaaaaaacaagacaaaaaaaacccaaaacaaacaaaacaacattggGTCCATTGGGCCGTCATCACGCTGCACAGTGCTCAACATGATTATACAGCCTTGTTGTAAAGGTTAAACCCTGCAACCGcgattttgttaatttgttgccaaacattagctttttacttcatGCAAAGgcatttaggcctcaaaaaGTGATGCCAATTTGTGAAGATTTATTTCCTGCATTAATCCAAAATCTAATTGAAAAATCCTATAGGCTTGTGTGTGACGCAGCGATTCCACAGGCCCTTCCTTCCTGACAGACTGTACAACCACCACTGCTCCCAGGAGACCGCAAACACTTACTCTTATGTTTCTGTTCTTATAAGGTAACCATATTAGAGGTTAGTGGTCGTGTTGGAGGACGGGTGCAGACCTACAGGAATGAAAAAGAGGGATGGTATGCTGAGTTTGGAGCCATGAGGATCCCAAGTTTTCAACAGTGAgttaatgcattttttcactTGAGCATTTACATATAAACGTGCATGCAGCTCTCCCCCCTCACAGAACAGCATGACTTGTTTGGTCATAAGGTCCCTGACTTGtctatgtttttaattttttgtgttaatgCGTCTGTTAAAACGTTGCTTGAAATCTAAATAGTAAGATTTTTAACTTGGTCTTTTGGGTCTTAGTCCCTTGCCCATAAAATGAGCAACAATCTTAAGCCTTTCTTctttgttgcagaaaaaaagtatttctgtttATCTCTAACTGCAACAAAACTGTGGCACAACcaattatttatttgcacaatgCATTTATATTATGTCTCTTAATGTTATTTAATGAAAGAGCTAAGTAAAGTTGGGTGTCGTCAGCATAGCGGTTAAAGAAACCATTCAGTCACAAGCTTCTGTAACTCTCCCTCCACTCTCACCGTCTCTGTCAACAGCATCACCCTGTGGATGATTGAAAAGATGGGGCTAAAACTGAAGGATTTCATCATGTATGACCCAAACACGTTTTACTTTGTTAATGGATTGCGGGAGAGGACAAGTACAGCGGAAGCACAGCCCGACCTTCTCAAGTACAACGTGCGGATAAATGAGAAAGGAATGACGGCCTA from Plectropomus leopardus isolate mb chromosome 6, YSFRI_Pleo_2.0, whole genome shotgun sequence carries:
- the LOC121945034 gene encoding natterin-3-like; translation: MMKPSVLLLLVLLALSSAGPLDIRDDTEQRNASFESSRSKITTNRSKRADQPHLTAAKLRQKRQDQTSSIASDNGSNEYDSASNLEWVTWNNFLPNNSVSIYNDYTDRIDYVCKYKCEAGFYTPSKGPYCHYPSAKKAHAGFPFEILVNKNNAEILEWKDDSDGSVPRSAVRTCTETAIFVGKNKYGLGKVSIAEKAFCLPWKKDEYQYYDYQVLTINEDIISQQVYKVKYITDESEIIHYPPEIVQKTAIANYECHSVVKTDTLSKTYETEHRWDFSFAIKLGFTLTFKASIPFIASEGIQYSTDVTFQYSVGKTVIESLTNAVSVQITAPANHSCVVSMVQYKYKVHIPFTALIRRTYANEEIRIISVTGTYNAVQVGEIRAMADRCEPLENSKPCP